A region of the Caballeronia sp. TF1N1 genome:
ACGGCAAGCCCTTCAAGATCGTCAAGATCGCCGCCGACATCACCGCCGACGTCTCGCTCGCCGCCGATCTCTCGCGCGCCCAGAAAGAAGTCCAGCACGATCCGGCGACGGGCCTTCCGAACCGGCTCGGCCTGCGCAAGTTCATGCGTCAGGTGCTTTCGGCGACCGACAGCGAGCTCGCGCTCTTCTATCTCGATCTCGATCACTTCAAGCCGATCAACGACACGTTCGGCCATGAAGTCGGCGATCTCGTCCTGCGCACCGTTGCCGCCCGTCTGACGGGCGAGTTGACAGAAGGGCAGCTCGTGGCGCGGATCGGAGGAGACGAGTTTGTCGTCGCGGCCACGAATCTCACGCGGCCGCAGATCGTCGAACTCGCGGAGCGCCTCATCGAGTCCGTGTCGCAGCCGATCGCTCATGGCGAGCGGTGGCTGGAGGTCGGTCTTTCGATCGGTATCGCGCTGACGCCGCAAGACACGCTGGAGGAAGACGAGCTTTTCCGCTTCGCCGACGTTGCGCTCTATCGTTCCAAGGGCAAGCAGCGTGGCACCTTCACCTTCTACGCCGAGGATGCGGAAACCTCCGCCGAGACCGAGCGGCATCTGGCGCACGACATGCTGATCGCGATCAAGGCGCGTGAGTTCGATCTTGCCTGCAGCGTGCGTGTTTCTGCAAACGACGCAATCGCCGTCGAGATTCAGCCGTGGTGGAACCACCCGACGCTCGGCCGCCTCGGCACCGAAACCTACCTGCGCGTCGCCGAACAAAGCGGTCTCGTCGTTCCTCTCGGCGACTGGATCTTGCGCGAGGCCTGCAAGCTCGCCACGGACTTGCCCGAGATTACCGTTTGCGTGCCGGTCTATCCGAAGCAGCTCCTGACCAGCGACTTTGCGCAGACGCTGACGCTGGCGCTGCGAGAGAGCGGCGTGGACGCGAGCCGCCTCGAACTGCGGCTCGAACGCGGCACGGCGCGCGTCAACACGGAAAGCCTTCGCTCCGATGTCGCAAAGCTCAGGGCGATGGGTCTCGAAGTCGTCGCCGATAGCGTGCTCGCCGGCGAAAACGCGCTTTCGAATCGCGCCTACTGGAGCATGGACCGGGTGATGGTCGACGCGCGCCTCGGCGCCATTCTCAAGAGACAGGCTCATCCGCTCGCAACCGAGATTGCCGAGATCGAAGCTCGCGACGCCAAGGCGAAAATTTCCGGCAAACGCTGCTTCGAGATCGACGCCAGGGCGGCGCTACACAGCTTCGTGGTGCTCGATACGATCAAACCGGCCGAGCTCACGGCCGCGCTTCGCGAGACGAGTAAGAGCGCGGAGGATGCGCAGGCCGAAGACGACGGGATGATCGCGAACAAAGAGAACGTCGCGTGAGAGTCGGTTCTACCGATCTTCGTTGTCGTTGAGCGGAGCCAGCGCCGGGCGCTTCGTTCTCCGACTTCGCCAAAACTTTGTGTGACGGCGCAGACGTGTGGGTGGCGCTTCATCGGCGCGACCCGTGCCCCGATAATGGACAATGGCCGAATCCGCCAGTCGCTTCAAGTCGCTCGGTTCGAACTCGCCGATATTGCGAAGCCGCGCCGGACGCGGATAACGCGGATTGACGTCCATCCATCGGTAGAGCGCCGGAACGATGCGCGACATGCTGCCCGCGCTCGCGGCCTTTCGAAGCGCCCGCCAGGCGGCGAACTCGCCTTCCGCGCGTGCTTTGCGCCACGCCGCCCACCGGCGCCAGCCGCGCTCGATCAGTACACGCATGCGCGGATAAAACCAGATCGCGAGCGCCATAGCCGCCAGAGCGACACACGCATACATGACATCTCTCTCATCGAGGTAGATCACCGTATGCCGCGCCAGGCCGCCCGGAATGTCCCAAAGCGGCCGTTCGCTCGCTGCATGCGCGCGAAAGCTAAGCGCCGGAAGATGAATCTTTTCGCGCGCGCGAGTGGTCGTGTTCCACCATTCGATATCGATTGCCGGCAGCGTGTACGTTCCCGGACGCTCGACAAGATACGCGACCGTATCCGTGCGCTCGCCCGCGACGAATCCCGAACGGTCCTGCGTGATATTGCGGGTTACCGGCGGCTTCGAATAACGGCGCAATCCGGCGATGTCCGCAAAAGCGAGCGGTGGAATAAGCATCGACTCGGTGCCTTCCGCGCGCTCCGTGACAGCACGCGTCAAGGTGCCGCCGACTTCCAGCTTGCCGTCCGAAGGTTCGATCCTTTGCGTCACGGTAAGCTTTGGCGTGGGGAAAAACGACGCCATGTCTTCGGCCCCCGCCGGCACGCTTGCGACTAACTCCAGCCGGGGCGTCGTAAGCGTGACCGGTCCGTCGGCGCCGCCGGGATGCAGCGTGATGGCGAACGGCGGCACATCGAAAGTGCCCGCCGCGCGCGGCACGATTCGATAGACGCGCCGTACCCCGAACCAGCGCACGCCGTCCATGGTCTCCGAAAGGTTCTGCGCACTCTCGTCAGGCAACGTGACGAACGCATCGTGCACGTCGAACAGCGGCCAGTCCGGCGCGGCCGTGAACCATGTGGTCGTGAGCGCATCGACGACGAGTTGCGCCGCGCTGCCCGCCACTACCTTGCCAGCCGGTTCGAGATGCGCGCGCAACATGGTTCGGGGCGCATCGTCCGCGTGAGCGATCGAAAGCACGTTCGAGAGAATGACGAACCCTATCGCGAGGAGCAATCGCATCACGGGCTCGCTCCTGCTTCCTGTTCGAAGCGCTGATGTAAAAACGCCGCGGGCGATGTATTCAGATTACGCATCCACGTTTCCTCCGATGGACGCTGTTGCTCGACCAGCACGCGCTGGCCGCCTTTGATCTTCTTCTTGTCCGTCTCGACCTGATCGGGCTTCTGCGTGGTCGATTCGTCACTCTGCTCGTCGTCCTCGATGAGCATCTGTACCAGCTTCCGATTTGCACGCGCCTCCGCGAACCCCGCGCGATGCGCAATTGCGGTGTCGTAAGCCTTCATCGCGCCCGCGTAATCTTTCATCCGCGCGAGCGTGTTGCCGACATAGAACAACGCGTCCGGCGTGTCGAGTCGGGTGAACGTATCGAGTGCGCCGGCAAAGTCGCCGGCAAGATACTGTGCGCGGCCTTTCCACATGGGATCGTCGAAACGCGCGGCGGCACGCTTGTAGTCGCCATGTTCGAAGCTGTAGCGACCCTGCTGATCGTGCGTTGCGAAGAGATCGAGCCACTCGAACGACGCGGCCTGCGCCTGCCTGGGAGAGTAAGCCATTGAAAGCGCAACCAGTATCATCGGCAGCCACTTCACCGTCCAGCCGCGCCTGAAGCAATACAAGGCGATGACGAGAATCGGCGCGAGCAGCCAGTAGCCCGATTCCCTCCAGCGCGGCACGATCTTCGAATCTTGCGCCGCTTCGAGATACACCTGCGCGCGGTGCTGCACCCATTGCACGTCGTCATCGTCCGCGCGCATGCTTGCAAGCGGAATCGAAGCCGCTTGCGTGATTCTGCGGATGGCGGCTGCATCGAACGTGCCGGTGACAGTGCGGCCCGCTTCGTCAGTCGCGATTTCGCCGTTCGCTCCCCGGATCGCGCCGCCGCGTTCCGTGCCGACCGCGAGCCAAAGCAACTGGTGGCGCGATTCCTTCGCCATCCGAACGAAATCATCCGTATGGCTTTCATCGAAACCGTCGCTCATGAAGACGATCGTACCCGCTGCGTCGTCGGCCTTCTGCAAGACACGCTCCGCAAGCGCCAGCCCCGCAGCGGCGTTCTTGCCGTCATGCGGCATCAATTCGGGCGCGAGCGCAGGCACATAAAGCCCGAGCAAGGCGGGATCTTCCGTGGGCGGCACGACGAGATGCGCGCTCGCCGCGAACACCAGCAGCCCGGTGCGCGCGCCTTTGCGCGCTGCCGCGAGATCGAGCACCTTTTGCCTTGCGCGTTCGATACGGCTTGGCGCGACATCGGTTGCATCCATCGAACGCGCGAGTTCGAGGACGATCATGAGCGGCGCCTTGTCCTGATCGAAGGGCGGACGTTCCTGTTGCCACGTCGGCCCCGCCACGGCAATGGCGGATAAGGCGATCAGCGCGGCCAACGAATGGATCGGCTGCAAACCACGCTTCGCACGCTCGCCGACGATCAGATGCTCCAGCAAATGCGGCGCGATGATGTTGCGCCAGCGTGAACGCACATCGTTACGACGCAACCACGCAAACGGTAATAGCACGGCTGGAATGAGCAGCAAGAGCCATAGCGGGCGCAGGAAGTGAAAAGCCGTCAGATCGATAGCCATATCAAGCTCCGATCTCCCCGGGCACGCGACGCGGCGCGCGCAAGAGCGCAACGAGACAGGCAATGCCGTGATACAGCGTGAAGAGCGACACCGCGAGCGCGAGCGCCAGCCAGTAGAACTCCCGGCGCGGTCTGTACACCTCGCGCGTGATCTTTTCCGGCGTCATCTTGTCGATCTGCGCGTACACGGACGCGATGTCTTCCGCGCGGCCCATCGCATGGAACGACGTCCCGCCAGTCGTCCGGGCAATGCGCGTCAGTGCGTCGAGATCGACCTTGTCCTCGCCTTCGGTCTGCGGATCGCCGATACCGATGGTGTGCACCACGATGCCGTGATGCTTCGCAATCTGCGCGGCCTGCGTGGGCGCGATGGCGCTTGCGGTGTCGTTGCCATCGGTGAGCAGAATCAGCACCTTTTCCTGCGCGGGCGTGTTTTCCATGAGTCTGACCGCCAGCCCGATCGCGTCGCCGATAGCCGTGCGCGGTCCCGCCATGCCAATGCGCATGGCGTCGAGCAGCATCAGCACGCTGTCGTGATCGAGCGTGAGCGGCGCTTGCGGATAAGCACCGTCGCCGAACACGATCAGGCCGATGCGGTCGCCCTTGCGCTTCGCAATGAAATCGGCGACTAC
Encoded here:
- a CDS encoding VWA domain-containing protein codes for the protein MWKFEYVWMFALLPLPLFVWWLAPAYRTTSTAVRMPFFQEMAHAAGEKPAPGGVRLRRNWLQRLLMPVLWILLLIAAARPVFLEPPVTHELPARDLLLAIDLSQSMSERDFIDGATGERLDRLSAVKRVVADFIAKRKGDRIGLIVFGDGAYPQAPLTLDHDSVLMLLDAMRIGMAGPRTAIGDAIGLAVRLMENTPAQEKVLILLTDGNDTASAIAPTQAAQIAKHHGIVVHTIGIGDPQTEGEDKVDLDALTRIARTTGGTSFHAMGRAEDIASVYAQIDKMTPEKITREVYRPRREFYWLALALAVSLFTLYHGIACLVALLRAPRRVPGEIGA
- a CDS encoding VWA domain-containing protein; translation: MAIDLTAFHFLRPLWLLLLIPAVLLPFAWLRRNDVRSRWRNIIAPHLLEHLIVGERAKRGLQPIHSLAALIALSAIAVAGPTWQQERPPFDQDKAPLMIVLELARSMDATDVAPSRIERARQKVLDLAAARKGARTGLLVFAASAHLVVPPTEDPALLGLYVPALAPELMPHDGKNAAAGLALAERVLQKADDAAGTIVFMSDGFDESHTDDFVRMAKESRHQLLWLAVGTERGGAIRGANGEIATDEAGRTVTGTFDAAAIRRITQAASIPLASMRADDDDVQWVQHRAQVYLEAAQDSKIVPRWRESGYWLLAPILVIALYCFRRGWTVKWLPMILVALSMAYSPRQAQAASFEWLDLFATHDQQGRYSFEHGDYKRAAARFDDPMWKGRAQYLAGDFAGALDTFTRLDTPDALFYVGNTLARMKDYAGAMKAYDTAIAHRAGFAEARANRKLVQMLIEDDEQSDESTTQKPDQVETDKKKIKGGQRVLVEQQRPSEETWMRNLNTSPAAFLHQRFEQEAGASP